Sequence from the Chloroflexota bacterium genome:
CCTCACGAGCGCGTCTTCCCTTAGCAACCGCCCTGGGCAGCAGCACACGATGACAACCACCTTTACCACATCAATGCTTACTTCGATGTGTCGGGGATTTTCAACATAGCGCTACTGGCCGCACAGGCCAGCCAGCCCTGCGCCCCCACCGCGCACACCTTAACCGCCAGTGTATGCTTGCCAGGCGCCAGTTTGGGAAGGGGGACAGTGGCTTTCCACACACCACCCGGCAGCGTTTGCTCTGCAACCAGGTTGTAGTAAAAGGGGGAAACAGTACTGCCGTGGACATCGTCGATTTGCACAGCCAACGCTTCCCACGGTGCACCACTACTGCTCACAACCCGGGCCTCGATTTGCAACCGGCGGGCATCGGGCAACGTCGCGGTGACCTGCGCCTGCCATCCCGGCAAAGTGGTGGAGGAAAGATCGTGTTCCAGGGCCTTGCCCTTGGCCTGCAAAAACTGACGGCCCACAGGCTGGGGGCTGACCTCTTGCCTCGCGGGGTTATAGCAGATTTCCATATTGGCAAAGGGCTGGCAAATCTGGCCGTTGCGCTCGAAAGGCTCCCCCACCGGTGGGCCAGCACACCGCCAGCCGCCATGCGAGCGAATCCAGGCGGCAATTTCCGGCACCACATTGTGGCCATTTTCATACACAAAACCCTCACGTCTGGCGGCCGATGGTTGCGGGGGATAGAGAGAGAACGGCTGCGCCCCGCCTTGAGGCGCATCGGCACGCCACACAAACACCATGTTGGCCGCCACACCCACCAAATTGCCCTGGAACCAAAACGGCCCTGCCAGCCACCCTCCAGCGCCGCCTGGCCCGCCACAGGCGCGCCAGGGGTCCAGGAAAGGCGACGGCGCCATGCCATTCGCCTCTCCAGCAACAGACGCGCACCCCGCCACAAGGTTCGCGGCGGTGGCGATGATTAAAATCCACAAAACCCAGCGTGCAGGCCGTTTCATAGCACAATCTTCCCGAAAATCTCACCTACCAGAGCATCCACAACCGTCCCGAAGAGGGCTCTTCTCCCCTCCCAAAGCAGCATCCAAGAAGACGACGCGCATTTTGGCCGCTCGCTTCTCTTCCTCTCCCCCTGCCCTCGGCTGCCCTGTTTCACAGTTCGGCCCAGCCAAGGGCAGAAAGTACACCCCGAGCAACAGGCTGAACACAGACAAAGCCCAAAGTCGAAAAAGCAGCAGGGGAGGGATGAAATCTTGTGCAGCGTTTCGGCGGCCGTCTTCAATGGCTTACCACTAAGTCAGAATGGTTCTCTTTCGAGTATACTACCAAAGCCCTCTTTTTTGCGGATTTTGGCATGGTTCTGGCAACGTTTTAAGGCTTTCGTCATGTTGACGAAGCACGCTTTTTCAGTAGTACAATACGCCCATGACCGTTTCCCCTGAACTTTCCCCCGAGGCCATTCGCGACCTGGGGCGTTGGGTGGCCGATTTCGTCGCCGACTACCTCGCCACCTTGAGCGAGCAGCCGATTGCCGACCCGACTGCCACCCCAGCACGCCTGCAGGCGCAGATCGACGAGCCGTTACCCCGCGCTGCGCAAGGCGTGGAAACGGCCCTCGAGGACTTCCGTCGCAAAATTGTCGCTCCCTCGGTGCGGGTAGGCCACCCCCGCTTTTTGGCCTGGATGCGCACGTCGCCGTTGGCCGGGGCGGTTTTCGCCGAAGCCTTAGCCGCGGCGCTCAACCAATCGGTGGCCGTATGGCAAGGCGCACCGGCTGCCACCGAAACCGAGCGGCTGGTGCTGCGCTGGCTGCTCGCCCTCAGCGGCTATGCCCCCGACGCCGAGGGCATTCTCACCTCCGGCGGCTCGATGGCAAACTTCGTGGGCATGCTGCTGGCACGGCAAGCGGCCTTCCCCGAAGTGCGGCAACAAGGGCTGCGCGCCATGCCACCGGCGGCCGTCTACCTCAGCCCCGAAGCCCATTATTCCCAGGTCAAGGCCGTGGAAATGATGGGGCTTGGCAAAGACGCGGTGCGCTGCATTCCCACCGACACTGCCCGCCGGATGCGCCCCGACGCCCTGCAAGAAGCCATTCGGGCGGACAAGCGCCGCGGCATTGTGCCGCTGGCAGTGGGGGCAACCATCGGCACCACCGCCACCGGCGCGTGCGACCCCATCGCCGAGATTGCGGCCATTTGCGCGGAGGAAGGCGTTTGGCTGCACGTCGATGGGGCTTATGGCGGGCTTGCGGCTTCCATTCCCACGGCGGCTGCCTGCGCTCGCGGTCTGGCCCAAGCCGATTCGTTCACCGTGGACCCGCACAAAACGCTCTTCGTGCCCTTCGAGGCTGGCGCGGTCTTCACCCGCCATCGCGGGCTGCTGCCGGCCACTTTCGGCGCGCGGGCAGCCTATTTGCCCAACGCCGAGGAAGGCTTCCAGTTCCGCGACTATGGCCCACAACTTTCGCGCAATTTCCGCGCTCTGAAAATCTACCTCACCCTGAAAATTTACGGCGCCGATGCCATTTTGAGCACCTGGGAACGCCTCCACCGTCTTGCAGCGCGCTTCGGCGCCATGCTGGAAGCCGCCCCCGACTTCCAACTGGTCACCCCCATCTCAATGGGCATTGCCGCCTTCCGCTATGCCCCGCCCGACCTGACCGACGAAACCGCGCTGAACGCCCTCAACCACGCCCTGGCGCCGGTGCTCCAACAGCAGGGGGAAGCCTTCCTTTCCCGCACCCACCTGGGCGAAACCGAAGCCTTGCGGGCCTGCTTCATTTCCTACCGCACCACGGAAGACGACCTGCCGCGCATTATGGAAGCCGTCCGCAAAGCCGGGGAAAGCGTGCGCGCCCAATGGCGCACAGCGCCAGAAGCCCTCATGGCTCCGGAGGCGCCGTCCCCGCCCGATTGCACCCCACCGACGCCTAAAACGCCCTGACCCCATGCCGCCCTCTGCCCCATCGCCCTTTGCTGCCGCCCTGCTGGCGTGGTACGCTGCCCACGGCCGCGTCCTGCCCTGGCGCGGGCTTCAAGACCCTTACGCCATCTGGATTTCCGAGGTCATGTTGCAGCAAACCCAGGTGGCGACGGTCATTCCCTATTTTCAGCGCTGGATGGCGCGTTTCCCGACGGTGGAAGCGCTGGCCGCTGCCGACGAGCAAGAAGTGCTGGCCCTGTGGGAAGGGCTGGGCTACTACCGGCGGGCGCGGGCGCTGCACCGCGCCGCTCAGGAAATCGTTGCCCACCACCACGGCCGCCTGCCCGCCGAGCCACAAGCCCTGCAACGCCTGCCCGGCGTCGGCAAATACACCGCCCACGCGGTGGCCGCGCTGGCTTTCGGGCGCGACGTGCCTGCGCTGGATGGGAACGTCAGGCGGGTGCTGGCGCGGGTTTTCGCCGTGGAAACCCCAGTCGACACCGCTGCTGGCGAAAAGGCGCTGTGGGCTTTAGCCGCCCAACACCTGCCGCCCAGCCGCGCAGCCGACTACAATCAGGCACTGATGGATTTAGGCGCCACCCTTTGCGCCCCACGCGCCCCCCGCTGCGCCCAATGCCCGGTGGCCGAGTTCTGCCAGGCCCGCCGCAGCGGCAACCCTGAAGCCTACCCCCATAAGCAACGCCGTCAGCGCCAGCCGCACTACACCGTCGTGGCAGCCGTCATCCGGCGCGACGCTCAGGTGCTCATTGCACAACGCCCCGCCGAGGGGTTGCTGGGCAGTTTATGGGAATTCCCCGGCGGCAAGGTAGAGCACGGCGAAACGCTCGAAGCCGCTCTGCAGCGCGAAATTCGCGAGGAACTGGACACCGAGATTACCGTCGAAGCCCCCTTCGGTGTGTATCGCCACGCTTACACCCATTTCAAAGTCACGCTTCACGCCTTCCTGTGCCGCCTTGCGGGGCCTGCACCGCGCCCTTTGCAAGCCCAAGACGTGCGCTGGGTCTCCCCCGCCGCCCTGAGTGACTTCCCAATGGGTAAAATCGACCGCCAAATTGCCCGCCGCGTGGTCGAAACGATGCTCTAAACTACTCCCCTTGCTCCTCTTCCTGCAACATCCCGTTCAGCGCGCCGTGCGCCCAGCGCACCAC
This genomic interval carries:
- a CDS encoding aminotransferase class V-fold PLP-dependent enzyme, with translation MTVSPELSPEAIRDLGRWVADFVADYLATLSEQPIADPTATPARLQAQIDEPLPRAAQGVETALEDFRRKIVAPSVRVGHPRFLAWMRTSPLAGAVFAEALAAALNQSVAVWQGAPAATETERLVLRWLLALSGYAPDAEGILTSGGSMANFVGMLLARQAAFPEVRQQGLRAMPPAAVYLSPEAHYSQVKAVEMMGLGKDAVRCIPTDTARRMRPDALQEAIRADKRRGIVPLAVGATIGTTATGACDPIAEIAAICAEEGVWLHVDGAYGGLAASIPTAAACARGLAQADSFTVDPHKTLFVPFEAGAVFTRHRGLLPATFGARAAYLPNAEEGFQFRDYGPQLSRNFRALKIYLTLKIYGADAILSTWERLHRLAARFGAMLEAAPDFQLVTPISMGIAAFRYAPPDLTDETALNALNHALAPVLQQQGEAFLSRTHLGETEALRACFISYRTTEDDLPRIMEAVRKAGESVRAQWRTAPEALMAPEAPSPPDCTPPTPKTP
- the mutY gene encoding A/G-specific adenine glycosylase; its protein translation is MPPSAPSPFAAALLAWYAAHGRVLPWRGLQDPYAIWISEVMLQQTQVATVIPYFQRWMARFPTVEALAAADEQEVLALWEGLGYYRRARALHRAAQEIVAHHHGRLPAEPQALQRLPGVGKYTAHAVAALAFGRDVPALDGNVRRVLARVFAVETPVDTAAGEKALWALAAQHLPPSRAADYNQALMDLGATLCAPRAPRCAQCPVAEFCQARRSGNPEAYPHKQRRQRQPHYTVVAAVIRRDAQVLIAQRPAEGLLGSLWEFPGGKVEHGETLEAALQREIREELDTEITVEAPFGVYRHAYTHFKVTLHAFLCRLAGPAPRPLQAQDVRWVSPAALSDFPMGKIDRQIARRVVETML